A section of the Clostridium sp. TW13 genome encodes:
- a CDS encoding zinc-ribbon domain-containing protein — protein sequence MEDKTLVCRDCGKEFVFTVGEQEFYKEKGFDNEPTRCADCRRARKQQNNRR from the coding sequence ATGGAAGATAAGACTTTAGTATGCAGAGATTGTGGTAAGGAATTCGTATTTACAGTAGGAGAACAAGAATTCTACAAAGAAAAAGGATTCGATAACGAACCAACAAGATGTGCTGATTGCAGAAGAGCTAGAAAGCAACAAAATAACAGAAGATAG
- a CDS encoding YhgE/Pip domain-containing protein — translation MNFLQIAGNDIKCIFKNRIIRVSIIAIIIVPLLYSLLYLDAFWDPYARVEQLPIAVVNLDKGAKLDGEDKNYGNDLIENLKKNHQVGWKFVSESEANSGLDGKKYYAKLQIPEDFSANVTAAKTGTPKVSNLQFVSNDKKNFLAAQINGKVEVILKSEIVKNISENYVKVTFDNLYKAKDGMIKAADGSGQLYDGLNTLNGKIPELADGASQLTDGASQLYDGQIKLNNGIVKVDDGLNKLNKKMPELTDGTTKLYNGQITLNDAIKAVGSGVVKLSGSMPTLADGVNKLSDGSSQLYAGQIALNKGLFLADDGLNRLNKKMPELTDGTTQLYNGQIALNNGLKFATTQLKSGANDLNVGASQLKDGMGALKSKLPTLAEGVGQLNDGASKLDAGSHGLYAAFSSQSEDLVNHPEKIGLYQAISLLKQGADSANSKLQSPETKKNTALLYKGSDALASGISKTKDGVHELINGVQSTSDVMKSIGQELAVASAATTVDEKNAQINKALAQLQALQKANADNNTDAKIAALSSGVDTLNEQGQTYTNGVKTLIGSVSDLSTGIGTMSSSLDSLEAKLNENNKDSFGAGLKALAQGTSDLKTGVVTMQSKLPELNGGVQKLVDGSAKLNKGTSDLYASATGLADDSGGLLAGSKKLVDGQTRLYQGIVKSNTKEPTLKEAIPQLAVGANQLLAGSNKLVKGQTQLYGGLNQFNSSVPTLKDGVSLLSDALSRIADGSDALVAGQTRLYQGIVKSNTTEPTLKEAVPQLADGANQLLDGSNQLVDGQTKEKNGMDKLNSSVPTLKDGVKKLYDGSKELSTKLDDGAKQLKDGLVNSSDKMGTFVSDPVNLAANPINSIPNYGTGFAPYFIQLSLWIGAIMMFFIISPHVQVDEKTSKFNKVMGKFLSYGFVGILQALLVSVVVLSLGLHPTNTALYIALIVFLSLVFISIIQCLITLFGDAGRVLGIILLIVQLTSCAGTFPLELVPKMFKVLNPFMPFTYGMDALREAISATTINYSIVGKDVAILGLVFVIFLTISIVFKNAGEKLQEIIEGRKSEINI, via the coding sequence ATGAATTTTCTTCAAATTGCAGGGAATGATATCAAATGCATTTTCAAGAATAGAATCATCAGAGTATCCATTATAGCAATAATAATTGTTCCGTTGTTGTATTCATTGCTATATTTAGATGCCTTTTGGGATCCTTATGCAAGAGTTGAACAACTGCCTATAGCAGTAGTTAACTTGGATAAAGGCGCCAAATTAGATGGTGAAGATAAAAACTATGGAAATGACTTGATTGAAAACCTAAAGAAAAATCATCAAGTGGGTTGGAAATTTGTATCAGAAAGTGAAGCCAATTCAGGACTTGATGGAAAAAAATATTATGCTAAATTACAGATACCAGAAGATTTTTCTGCAAATGTCACAGCAGCAAAAACAGGTACTCCAAAGGTTTCAAACTTACAGTTTGTAAGTAATGATAAGAAGAACTTTTTAGCTGCTCAGATTAATGGTAAGGTAGAAGTAATACTAAAATCAGAGATAGTTAAAAATATATCTGAGAATTATGTAAAAGTTACATTTGACAACTTATACAAAGCTAAAGATGGTATGATTAAAGCTGCCGATGGTAGTGGACAGTTATATGATGGTTTAAACACATTAAATGGTAAGATACCAGAATTAGCAGATGGTGCTTCTCAATTAACAGATGGAGCATCACAATTATATGATGGACAAATTAAACTTAACAATGGAATAGTTAAGGTTGATGATGGCTTAAACAAATTAAACAAAAAGATGCCAGAATTAACAGATGGAACAACAAAGCTATATAACGGACAAATTACGCTTAATGATGCAATAAAGGCTGTTGGTAGTGGTGTAGTTAAATTGAGTGGTAGTATGCCAACATTAGCAGATGGTGTTAATAAGCTATCAGATGGTTCATCACAATTATATGCTGGTCAAATCGCACTTAACAAAGGATTATTTCTTGCAGATGATGGTTTAAACAGATTAAACAAAAAAATGCCAGAATTAACAGATGGAACAACACAGCTATATAATGGGCAAATTGCACTTAACAATGGATTAAAATTTGCAACCACACAATTAAAGTCAGGTGCAAATGATTTGAATGTTGGAGCTTCTCAACTAAAAGATGGTATGGGAGCTTTGAAATCTAAATTGCCAACATTAGCTGAAGGAGTTGGACAGCTAAATGATGGAGCTTCAAAATTAGACGCAGGTAGCCATGGATTATATGCAGCATTTTCATCTCAAAGTGAAGATCTTGTTAATCATCCTGAAAAAATTGGACTTTATCAAGCAATTAGTTTGTTAAAGCAAGGTGCTGATTCTGCAAATTCAAAATTACAGTCTCCTGAAACAAAGAAGAATACAGCCTTATTGTACAAAGGAAGCGATGCTTTAGCATCAGGAATATCAAAAACTAAGGATGGAGTACATGAACTTATTAATGGAGTGCAATCTACATCTGACGTTATGAAGTCAATAGGGCAAGAACTAGCTGTTGCTAGTGCAGCAACTACTGTTGATGAGAAAAATGCTCAAATAAACAAAGCTTTAGCACAGTTACAAGCATTACAAAAAGCTAATGCAGACAACAATACTGATGCTAAGATTGCAGCATTAAGCAGTGGTGTAGATACATTAAATGAACAAGGACAAACTTATACTAATGGTGTTAAAACTTTAATAGGTAGTGTTTCAGATCTTAGTACAGGGATAGGAACAATGAGTTCAAGTCTTGATTCATTAGAAGCAAAATTAAATGAAAATAATAAAGATTCATTTGGAGCTGGATTAAAGGCTCTTGCACAAGGAACTTCAGATTTGAAAACTGGGGTTGTAACAATGCAATCAAAGCTTCCAGAATTAAATGGGGGAGTACAAAAGCTAGTTGATGGTTCTGCAAAGTTAAATAAAGGAACAAGTGATTTATATGCATCAGCAACTGGATTAGCAGATGATTCAGGTGGATTACTTGCAGGTTCAAAAAAATTGGTTGATGGACAAACTCGATTATATCAAGGAATCGTTAAATCAAATACGAAGGAACCAACTTTAAAAGAAGCAATTCCACAGTTAGCAGTAGGAGCAAACCAATTACTTGCAGGTTCAAACAAACTAGTTAAAGGACAAACTCAATTATATGGTGGATTGAATCAATTCAATTCAAGTGTTCCAACATTAAAAGATGGAGTTTCACTATTATCTGATGCTCTTTCAAGAATAGCAGATGGATCAGATGCTTTAGTTGCTGGACAAACTAGATTATATCAAGGAATTGTTAAATCAAATACTACGGAACCAACTTTAAAAGAAGCAGTTCCTCAGTTAGCTGATGGAGCAAACCAATTACTTGATGGATCAAATCAATTAGTTGATGGACAAACTAAAGAAAAGAATGGAATGGATAAATTAAATTCAAGTGTTCCAACCTTAAAGGATGGAGTTAAAAAGTTATATGATGGTTCAAAGGAATTATCTACTAAGTTAGATGATGGAGCTAAACAACTTAAGGATGGTTTAGTGAACTCATCAGATAAAATGGGTACATTTGTTTCTGACCCAGTAAACTTAGCAGCAAATCCAATAAATTCAATACCAAACTATGGTACAGGTTTTGCACCATACTTTATACAATTGTCTTTATGGATAGGCGCAATAATGATGTTCTTTATAATATCACCACATGTTCAAGTTGATGAAAAGACATCTAAGTTTAATAAGGTAATGGGTAAATTCTTATCCTACGGTTTTGTAGGTATACTTCAAGCTCTACTAGTAAGTGTTGTAGTACTTAGTTTAGGATTACATCCAACTAACACTGCATTATATATAGCTCTTATAGTATTCTTATCATTAGTATTTATTTCAATAATACAATGCTTAATAACTCTATTTGGAGATGCCGGAAGAGTACTTGGAATTATCCTATTAATAGTACAATTAACATCTTGTGCAGGAACATTCCCACTAGAGTTAGTACCAAAAATGTTTAAGGTATTAAATCCATTTATGCCATTTACTTATGGAATGGATGCTTTAAGAGAAGCAATTTCTGCAACAACTATTAATTACTCAATAGTAGGAAAAGATGTTGCTATCTTAGGTTTAGTATTTGTAATATTCTTAACTATATCAATAGTATTTAAGAATGCTGGTGAAAAGCTTCAAGAAATTATTGAAGGAAGAAAATCTGAAATAAATATATAA
- the pepF gene encoding oligoendopeptidase F, which produces MGEVKRQKLREEIDEKYKWKVDKIYESVEAFEKDFEILKAEAPKLKEYQGKLKDGKTIYEFLKASEKYSRLAEKLLMFAYLRCYEDTSNSKYQALKTKVDIYLAEFGSYIAFFEPEILALPTEELKNIIKNTEELKEFNFMFDTLLSQKEHVLSKEIEEVLALASDSMQAPDNIRSMLANADMRFSIIKGENGEEIQLTEENYSSLIKSKDKSVREAAFKALFGEYKKLENTFGTALISSIKNFIFNAKVRHYKSALEASLKPNNIPTEVYKSAVKTINDNLGLLHRYVKLKKKLLNLDEIHMYDLYVPVTDYKSEEIQFEDAVEIVKDGLNPLGKEYLNIFDDGVKAGWIDVFENKGKRGGAFSWGSYDTMPYVLLNYNYELNDVSTLAHEMGHSIHSYYSRKEQPYQYHNYSLFLAEVASTTNEILLINHLINKAEDRERKLYLVNQQLEQIRTTVFRQLMFAEFELVSHEELEKGNALTPEDFNKIWHDLNVKYFGEEMVVDEEIDIEWARIPHFFSDFYVYQYATGYSAANAFANNILENGEAAVEKYKGFLKAGSSDYPIKVLQKAGVDMLTPEPVEATMKTFESLLAILEEII; this is translated from the coding sequence ATGGGTGAAGTAAAAAGACAAAAATTAAGAGAGGAAATAGACGAAAAGTATAAATGGAAAGTTGACAAGATTTATGAAAGTGTTGAAGCTTTTGAAAAGGATTTTGAAATTCTTAAGGCAGAGGCTCCAAAACTAAAAGAGTACCAAGGAAAACTAAAGGATGGAAAAACTATATACGAATTTCTAAAGGCTTCAGAAAAGTATAGCAGATTGGCTGAGAAGCTTCTTATGTTTGCATACTTAAGATGCTATGAAGATACTTCAAATTCAAAATATCAAGCATTAAAGACTAAAGTTGACATATATCTTGCAGAGTTTGGAAGCTATATAGCATTTTTTGAACCAGAAATACTAGCTTTACCAACAGAAGAATTAAAGAATATTATAAAGAATACTGAAGAACTTAAAGAATTTAATTTTATGTTTGACACATTATTAAGCCAAAAGGAGCATGTCCTTTCAAAAGAAATAGAAGAGGTTTTAGCATTAGCTTCTGATTCAATGCAAGCTCCTGACAATATAAGAAGTATGCTTGCTAATGCAGATATGAGATTTTCTATTATTAAAGGAGAAAATGGAGAAGAAATTCAATTAACTGAAGAAAATTATTCATCTTTAATAAAAAGTAAGGATAAATCTGTTAGAGAAGCAGCATTTAAAGCATTATTTGGTGAATATAAAAAACTAGAAAATACTTTTGGAACAGCCTTAATAAGTTCAATAAAGAATTTTATATTTAATGCAAAAGTTAGACATTATAAATCTGCTTTAGAAGCTTCATTAAAGCCAAATAACATTCCTACAGAAGTATATAAGAGTGCAGTTAAAACTATAAATGACAATTTAGGATTACTTCATAGATATGTTAAGTTAAAGAAGAAGCTATTAAATTTAGATGAAATTCACATGTATGACTTATATGTACCAGTTACAGATTACAAGAGTGAAGAAATACAATTTGAAGATGCAGTAGAAATAGTTAAAGATGGATTAAATCCATTAGGAAAAGAGTACCTTAATATATTTGATGATGGTGTTAAAGCTGGCTGGATAGATGTATTTGAGAATAAGGGTAAAAGAGGAGGGGCCTTCTCATGGGGTTCTTATGATACTATGCCATATGTTCTTTTAAACTATAACTATGAACTTAATGATGTATCAACTTTAGCACATGAAATGGGGCATTCAATACATTCATATTATTCAAGAAAAGAGCAGCCATATCAATATCATAATTACTCTTTATTCTTAGCGGAAGTAGCGTCTACTACAAATGAAATATTATTGATTAATCATTTAATAAATAAGGCTGAAGATAGAGAAAGAAAACTATATTTAGTAAATCAACAATTAGAACAAATAAGAACAACAGTATTTAGACAATTGATGTTTGCTGAATTTGAATTAGTTTCTCATGAAGAGTTAGAAAAAGGTAATGCATTAACACCAGAAGACTTCAATAAAATATGGCATGATTTAAATGTTAAGTATTTTGGGGAAGAAATGGTTGTGGATGAAGAAATAGATATAGAATGGGCAAGAATTCCTCATTTCTTTAGTGATTTCTATGTATACCAATATGCAACTGGTTATTCAGCTGCTAATGCTTTTGCAAATAACATTCTTGAAAATGGAGAAGCTGCAGTTGAAAAATATAAGGGTTTCTTAAAGGCAGGAAGTTCAGATTATCCAATAAAAGTGCTTCAAAAGGCAGGGGTAGATATGCTTACTCCAGAACCAGTAGAAGCTACTATGAAAACTTTTGAGAGCTTATTAGCAATACTTGAAGAAATAATATAA
- a CDS encoding DUF6762 family protein, which yields MEFQSLVLIERDNEGHFVRELSSYKINPGAVYAKKFYMQNDKVYLEFHTDKDVEEWEYTAIYDLFDIEAFEKAGLDIEELDDEYNPTWKVCFDFYEDHLEMEEKLNSILDLVEDKIEEVLQNIKGKEEQYQ from the coding sequence ATGGAGTTTCAATCATTGGTATTAATAGAGAGAGATAATGAAGGACATTTCGTAAGGGAGCTATCAAGTTATAAGATTAATCCAGGAGCTGTATATGCAAAAAAATTCTATATGCAAAATGATAAGGTGTACTTAGAATTTCACACTGATAAAGATGTAGAAGAATGGGAATACACAGCAATTTATGATTTGTTTGATATTGAAGCTTTTGAAAAAGCAGGATTAGATATTGAAGAGTTAGATGATGAGTACAATCCTACTTGGAAAGTTTGTTTTGATTTTTATGAAGATCATTTAGAAATGGAAGAAAAATTAAATTCTATATTAGATTTAGTTGAAGATAAAATAGAGGAGGTTCTACAAAATATAAAGGGGAAAGAAGAACAATATCAATAA
- a CDS encoding metal ABC transporter ATP-binding protein yields the protein MINIKNLSFSYNKKINQLENINVTIPKGSYVSIVGSNGSGKTTLVKLILKQLKPTSGDIEIETKNIGYVPQRLDSFNSQFTISVKEILNCHLSTLKLPKESLKKALDEVNMSEKLNSLIGSLSGGQYQKVLIARAFMGNPELLILDEMSTGVDSKAQKEIYSLIKKFNTEKNMTILSVEHNIPIALKYSTHILEVSEGATALYTVEEYADSLNNSTQYIRKVD from the coding sequence TTGATAAATATAAAAAACTTAAGTTTTTCTTATAATAAGAAAATAAATCAATTAGAAAATATAAATGTTACTATCCCAAAGGGTTCTTATGTATCTATTGTTGGTAGTAATGGTAGCGGAAAAACTACCTTAGTAAAACTTATATTAAAACAACTTAAACCAACTTCTGGTGACATAGAAATTGAAACAAAAAATATTGGATATGTGCCTCAAAGATTGGACAGTTTCAACTCACAGTTCACAATATCCGTAAAAGAAATATTGAATTGTCATTTAAGCACATTAAAGCTTCCAAAGGAAAGCTTAAAAAAAGCATTAGATGAAGTAAATATGAGTGAAAAACTTAATTCGCTTATAGGTAGCCTTTCTGGAGGTCAATATCAAAAGGTATTGATTGCTCGTGCTTTTATGGGAAATCCAGAATTGCTAATTTTAGATGAAATGAGTACAGGAGTTGATTCAAAAGCTCAAAAAGAAATTTACTCTCTAATTAAAAAATTCAATACAGAAAAAAACATGACTATTTTATCTGTAGAGCATAACATACCTATAGCATTAAAATATTCCACACATATTCTAGAGGTTTCAGAAGGAGCTACTGCACTTTATACTGTTGAAGAATATGCAGATTCCTTAAATAATAGCACTCAATATATAAGAAAGGTAGATTAG
- a CDS encoding metal ABC transporter permease: MFSLQFMRNAFTAGLFLSILCPSIGLFLVLKRYSMIGDTLSHSSFAGVAIGLVIGYNPILTALVFTTICAVLIEFLRGYFKKYSELVMNIILTLSLGIAIILVSTGKTSVKVSSYLFGSILTVSAEDILLIIIASIVCLLILGILYKKLLYVTFDEEGARIAGINVKLINYLFTIVVGVTISMSIRIMGILVISSIIVIPVAAAMQFRQSFFKTMIISIILGIVDVFLGLMFSFRYDSAPGGTIALTTVATLVISIILGSILKSD, encoded by the coding sequence ATGTTTAGTTTACAATTTATGAGAAATGCTTTTACAGCAGGATTATTTTTATCAATTCTCTGCCCTTCAATAGGTCTCTTTTTGGTATTAAAAAGATATTCAATGATTGGAGATACTTTGTCCCATTCATCCTTTGCTGGAGTGGCTATTGGTTTAGTAATAGGCTACAATCCAATACTGACCGCTTTAGTTTTTACAACTATTTGTGCTGTACTAATTGAGTTCCTAAGAGGTTATTTTAAAAAGTACAGTGAACTAGTAATGAACATAATATTAACCTTAAGTTTAGGCATTGCAATAATTCTGGTTAGCACAGGTAAAACTTCGGTAAAAGTTAGTTCGTACTTGTTCGGTAGCATTTTGACTGTATCTGCAGAAGATATACTACTAATCATAATTGCTTCAATTGTGTGCTTATTAATCCTTGGAATTTTGTACAAGAAATTGCTTTATGTTACCTTTGATGAAGAAGGTGCAAGAATTGCTGGTATAAATGTAAAACTTATAAATTATCTATTTACAATAGTAGTTGGTGTAACTATTTCAATGTCAATTAGGATTATGGGAATTCTTGTGATTTCATCTATAATTGTAATTCCAGTAGCAGCTGCTATGCAATTTAGGCAAAGCTTTTTTAAAACAATGATCATTTCTATAATATTAGGTATTGTAGATGTATTTTTAGGTTTAATGTTTTCTTTTCGTTACGATAGTGCCCCTGGAGGAACAATAGCATTAACTACTGTAGCTACATTGGTTATATCAATAATTCTCGGTTCAATTTTAAAATCAGATTAA
- a CDS encoding Fur family transcriptional regulator: MDADSFFRQKNLKVTKARVYIYMLLAKSSESLTAEYIYSKSKEDGIDINLSTVYRTLEIFEKKHIIEKFNIGENSHLYSLIKEQHKHVLQCSLCHKEIEVPCPMKQIEELVKNQTGFTLTEHTLKLKGICEKCSKKKE; this comes from the coding sequence ATGGATGCTGATAGTTTCTTTAGACAGAAGAACTTAAAAGTTACAAAGGCTAGAGTATATATATATATGTTATTGGCTAAAAGTTCAGAGTCACTTACAGCAGAATATATTTATAGTAAGAGCAAAGAGGATGGTATAGATATCAATTTATCAACAGTATATAGAACTTTGGAAATATTTGAAAAGAAACATATTATAGAAAAGTTTAATATAGGTGAAAACAGTCATCTTTATTCATTGATAAAGGAACAACATAAACATGTTTTGCAATGCAGTTTATGCCATAAAGAAATAGAAGTTCCATGTCCAATGAAGCAAATAGAAGAGTTAGTAAAAAATCAAACTGGATTTACATTAACTGAACATACTCTTAAGCTTAAGGGGATTTGTGAGAAATGCTCGAAAAAGAAAGAATAA
- a CDS encoding potassium channel family protein, with product MIKRSDFYYFCKLAFCFTVIVVLSMELILKLPRSILIVLNNVDIIIGILLLLDYVIEFFYTQNNLNFIKMNIIGFLAVIPTDIIVLLFCIPSLSEYIVTYKIIKFVKLIRIMILIELCRDILNRLIKITLFMYSIIGTFITTYIGAIGIEIAEGISFEDSLWWSFVTATTVGYGDITPTTILGKCIASILIVSGTVFISILTGTIVAKVMKKTNKDQDYKKKVISEIKEKLDDFDELSEEEIKQIYNVLKGLKK from the coding sequence ATGATTAAAAGAAGTGACTTTTATTATTTTTGTAAGCTTGCTTTTTGCTTTACAGTAATAGTAGTACTATCAATGGAATTGATTTTAAAGCTTCCAAGATCTATATTAATAGTCCTTAACAATGTTGATATTATAATTGGAATTTTATTGCTTTTAGATTATGTAATAGAATTTTTCTACACACAAAACAATTTGAATTTTATAAAAATGAATATTATTGGCTTTTTAGCAGTAATACCAACTGATATTATTGTATTATTGTTTTGCATTCCAAGCCTTTCAGAATATATTGTTACCTATAAGATTATTAAATTTGTTAAGCTTATTAGAATCATGATATTAATTGAACTTTGCAGAGATATACTAAATAGGTTAATAAAAATAACTTTATTTATGTATTCTATTATAGGAACCTTTATCACCACTTATATTGGAGCTATAGGTATAGAAATTGCAGAGGGAATAAGTTTCGAGGATTCCTTGTGGTGGAGTTTTGTAACAGCAACTACAGTTGGATATGGAGACATAACGCCTACAACTATTTTAGGAAAATGTATAGCTTCAATTTTAATAGTAAGTGGGACTGTTTTTATCAGTATATTGACAGGAACAATAGTTGCAAAGGTTATGAAGAAAACCAATAAAGATCAAGATTATAAGAAAAAAGTGATTTCTGAAATTAAAGAAAAACTAGATGATTTTGATGAGTTAAGTGAAGAGGAGATAAAACAGATTTATAATGTGCTTAAAGGTTTGAAAAAATAA
- a CDS encoding manganese efflux pump, translating to MDAAGVSLSLGIGGNLKRKSKALFALSFGFFQFLCTFIGAYLGVLFSEHFVAIPCIIGGMIISTVGVFMIKDGMQEKEQPLVDKPQMYFILGISVSVDALVVGFTIFQNLRQIKLLLWNTGVIGVITLVISILAFILAEKIKSISFIAKYADYIGGIILFLFGMKMIFS from the coding sequence ATGGATGCTGCAGGAGTATCATTAAGCTTAGGTATAGGGGGAAACTTAAAGAGAAAAAGTAAAGCTCTCTTTGCATTATCTTTTGGATTCTTTCAATTTTTATGTACATTTATAGGCGCATACTTAGGAGTGTTATTTAGTGAGCATTTCGTTGCGATTCCCTGCATTATTGGAGGGATGATTATATCTACTGTAGGTGTATTTATGATAAAGGATGGTATGCAGGAAAAAGAGCAGCCATTAGTAGATAAACCTCAGATGTATTTTATATTGGGAATTTCCGTTAGCGTGGATGCTTTAGTGGTAGGGTTTACAATATTTCAGAATTTAAGGCAGATAAAATTGTTACTTTGGAATACTGGTGTAATTGGAGTAATAACTTTAGTTATATCAATACTAGCATTTATTTTGGCTGAAAAAATAAAAAGTATATCATTTATCGCAAAATATGCTGATTATATTGGAGGAATAATTCTATTTTTATTTGGAATGAAAATGATTTTTTCCTAA
- a CDS encoding 6-phosphofructokinase produces MNCIIAQSGGPTSVINSSVAGLVEANNDLKIFNNVFAGLNGIEGILDKNIINLSELTKDQLETFKYTPSSGLGSCRYKLKNFTENEEEYTELMNILDELDVKAFFYVGGNDSMDTIAKLSAYAEEKNIDIKFIGIPKTIDNDLMFTDHTPGFGSAAKFIATSTLETYLDSTVYIDNGVFIVETMGRDTGWLAASSALATVDGKPVADLIYLPEVAFDTEKFLQDVARLYKEKKHVYIVASEGLKNEDGDFITSLNSKKAHDKFGHTQLGGVGNYLKDLIIDKEITHRVKVLELSVLQRCSMHIASKTDIDEAAMVGREALNYAKDGNSGYMVAIKRDANMPYKSSTFLVKAKDVANKVKYFPTEWINEEGNFITKEGLKYLRPLIVDEPNLIIENYLPKYRVFSR; encoded by the coding sequence ATGAACTGTATAATAGCTCAATCAGGTGGTCCAACCTCTGTAATAAATTCTAGTGTTGCAGGATTAGTTGAAGCTAACAACGATTTAAAAATTTTTAATAATGTATTTGCTGGTTTAAACGGCATTGAAGGTATTTTAGATAAAAACATAATAAATCTTTCAGAATTAACTAAAGATCAATTAGAAACATTTAAATACACTCCATCTTCAGGCTTAGGTTCTTGCAGATATAAGCTTAAAAATTTTACTGAAAATGAAGAAGAATATACAGAACTAATGAACATCTTAGATGAATTAGATGTTAAAGCATTTTTCTATGTAGGCGGCAATGATTCTATGGATACTATTGCAAAATTAAGTGCTTATGCTGAAGAAAAAAATATAGACATTAAGTTCATAGGAATTCCAAAAACTATAGATAATGATTTAATGTTCACTGATCATACACCTGGGTTTGGAAGTGCTGCAAAATTTATTGCAACTTCAACATTAGAAACTTATTTAGATTCTACAGTATATATAGATAATGGTGTTTTTATTGTTGAAACCATGGGAAGAGATACTGGTTGGCTAGCTGCTTCAAGTGCTCTTGCAACTGTTGATGGAAAACCAGTGGCTGATTTAATATACTTACCAGAAGTTGCTTTTGATACTGAAAAATTTCTTCAAGATGTAGCTAGACTTTATAAAGAGAAAAAACATGTTTATATAGTTGCTTCAGAAGGCCTAAAAAACGAAGATGGTGACTTTATTACTTCACTAAATTCAAAGAAGGCTCACGATAAATTTGGTCATACTCAACTAGGCGGTGTAGGAAATTACCTAAAAGATTTAATTATAGATAAAGAAATTACTCATAGAGTAAAGGTTCTTGAACTTAGTGTATTGCAAAGATGTTCAATGCATATAGCTTCTAAAACAGACATTGATGAAGCAGCTATGGTTGGCAGAGAAGCTTTGAATTATGCAAAGGATGGCAATTCTGGTTACATGGTAGCAATTAAGCGCGATGCTAACATGCCATATAAGAGTTCTACATTTTTAGTTAAGGCTAAAGATGTAGCTAATAAAGTTAAATACTTCCCTACTGAATGGATAAATGAAGAAGGAAACTTTATTACTAAAGAAGGTTTAAAATACTTAAGACCTCTTATTGTTGATGAACCTAATTTAATAATTGAAAACTATTTACCTAAATACAGGGTATTTAGTAGATAG